Proteins encoded within one genomic window of uncultured Desulfobacter sp.:
- a CDS encoding hybrid sensor histidine kinase/response regulator yields the protein MMEPGQTAIHKQSVMVVEDCEPDIDALVACLSGNYRVRVATDGAGALKCIREDVPDIVLLDILMPGMDGFEVCRQIKADPDLQDVLIIFVTSLTEAVDETKGLEMGAVDYITKPFNFAVIRAKVKTHLELALARKELAYQNRILKENIELREQVEQIYRHDLKTPIQVVLGAAQILMHSDPLHKPTWQNIVQEQMNACYTMVDILNRTMVLYKMEQDTCPVHMTKVDIMPVFDRISVAFDRRMAKRQIRLNISINEDPADAGRPFMILCDELLFYIMINNLFSNALEASPDGGIIAIRIIGPKQGNIKIEIENQGLIPEPIRDKFFDKFVTYGKAQGTGIGTYSAMLTARLHGGSINFSLSEQTGTTTISVCLPQ from the coding sequence ATGATGGAACCGGGACAAACAGCCATACATAAACAGTCGGTGATGGTGGTTGAAGACTGTGAACCGGATATCGACGCACTGGTGGCGTGTTTGAGCGGCAACTACCGGGTCCGGGTCGCAACGGACGGCGCCGGTGCCCTTAAATGTATCCGGGAGGATGTGCCTGATATCGTGCTGCTAGACATCCTGATGCCGGGCATGGACGGTTTTGAAGTTTGCCGGCAAATAAAGGCAGATCCTGATTTACAGGACGTATTGATCATATTTGTTACCAGTTTAACTGAAGCTGTGGATGAAACCAAGGGGCTCGAGATGGGCGCTGTGGACTATATTACAAAACCCTTTAACTTTGCCGTCATCCGCGCCAAGGTAAAAACCCACCTGGAGCTGGCCCTGGCCAGAAAGGAACTGGCATATCAAAACCGGATTCTTAAAGAAAATATCGAATTACGGGAACAGGTTGAGCAGATTTACCGCCATGATCTCAAGACCCCGATCCAGGTGGTATTGGGGGCCGCACAGATCCTGATGCACTCTGATCCCCTGCATAAACCCACCTGGCAAAATATAGTGCAGGAGCAGATGAATGCCTGTTATACCATGGTTGATATACTGAACCGAACCATGGTGCTCTATAAAATGGAACAGGATACCTGTCCGGTTCATATGACCAAGGTGGATATCATGCCTGTTTTTGACCGCATCTCTGTGGCCTTTGACAGAAGAATGGCAAAAAGGCAGATCCGGTTGAACATATCAATCAACGAAGATCCTGCTGATGCCGGAAGGCCTTTTATGATTTTATGCGATGAATTGCTTTTTTACATCATGATTAACAATTTGTTCTCAAATGCCCTGGAGGCATCCCCGGATGGCGGGATCATTGCCATCCGGATTATTGGCCCCAAACAGGGGAATATTAAGATAGAAATAGAAAACCAGGGACTTATCCCGGAGCCTATCCGCGATAAGTTCTTTGATAAATTTGTTACTTACGGAAAAGCCCAGGGTACCGGTATCGGAACGTATTCGGCGATGCTTACGGCACGCCTGCATGGTGGAAGTATTAACTTTTCTTTGTCCGAGCAGACCGGTACCACCACGATATCTGTGTGCTTACCCCAATAA
- a CDS encoding lactate racemase domain-containing protein, producing the protein MRYPGYLEKKFDFPGFYRVKLALPSMALPDPAKDLKAQLDQALDQSDIEPGHTVAVGVGSRGIDKIATLVAQICQSIKDKGAHPVIIPAMGSHGSATPKGQEKTLAKLGVTSDVCQAAIASQMDAVQVGSVFDTVPVYFSNKAMEADHSICINRIKPHTKFKGDVESGLYKMLVVGMGKHKGALTYHNFALKYGFHTLLKAMGDTIIKQTNLCLGIGVVEDAYDRIMKIEVIPAARISTREPDLLSLAKTNFPALPYKTLDLLVVRQIGKEISGSGMDPNVTGRTCDLMEDDFSQSLDTKRLVILNLSANTAGNAIGLGNADIITEKVFAGMDYQATIMNALTAMSLKKASIPVRLPNEEKAIQAGFQTIGPVLPEKVRAVIIKDTMHTTDFLISEALAHETEKLSYLKEMTPCRIAFSSLGELIAPSP; encoded by the coding sequence ATGCGATACCCAGGATACCTTGAAAAAAAATTTGATTTTCCCGGTTTTTACCGGGTAAAATTGGCTTTGCCGTCCATGGCGCTGCCGGACCCGGCAAAAGATCTGAAAGCACAACTGGACCAGGCCCTGGATCAGTCAGACATTGAACCCGGACATACTGTGGCTGTTGGCGTGGGCAGCCGGGGCATCGACAAAATTGCTACGCTTGTGGCACAAATTTGTCAAAGCATCAAAGATAAAGGCGCTCACCCAGTAATCATCCCGGCCATGGGCAGTCACGGCAGCGCTACCCCCAAAGGCCAGGAAAAAACCCTCGCAAAATTAGGCGTTACATCTGACGTCTGCCAGGCAGCCATTGCCTCACAAATGGATGCGGTTCAAGTGGGAAGCGTGTTTGACACCGTGCCTGTCTATTTTTCAAACAAAGCCATGGAAGCGGACCACAGCATCTGCATCAACCGCATCAAGCCCCATACCAAATTCAAAGGGGATGTGGAAAGTGGGCTTTACAAAATGCTTGTGGTGGGTATGGGTAAACACAAAGGCGCTTTAACCTATCATAATTTTGCCCTGAAATACGGATTTCACACGCTTCTCAAAGCCATGGGCGACACTATTATCAAACAAACCAACCTGTGTTTGGGTATTGGTGTGGTGGAAGACGCCTATGACCGGATCATGAAAATTGAAGTAATACCGGCGGCCCGGATCAGCACCAGGGAACCGGACCTGCTATCCCTGGCCAAAACCAACTTCCCGGCTTTGCCGTATAAAACTTTGGACCTGCTGGTGGTCCGGCAAATCGGCAAGGAGATCAGCGGGTCAGGCATGGACCCCAATGTCACCGGTAGAACCTGTGATTTAATGGAGGATGATTTTTCCCAAAGCCTTGACACCAAACGGCTGGTGATTCTGAACCTGTCCGCAAACACGGCAGGCAACGCCATCGGGTTAGGCAATGCGGACATCATCACCGAAAAAGTATTTGCAGGTATGGATTACCAGGCCACCATCATGAATGCCCTGACGGCAATGTCCCTTAAAAAAGCATCCATTCCGGTCCGGCTCCCCAATGAAGAAAAAGCAATACAGGCAGGATTCCAGACCATTGGCCCGGTGCTTCCTGAAAAGGTTCGGGCAGTGATTATCAAGGATACCATGCATACGACAGATTTCCTTATCAGCGAAGCCCTGGCCCATGAAACCGAAAAACTATCTTACCTTAAAGAAATGACGCCCTGCCGAATCGCATTCTCTTCTTTAGGAGAGCTTATTGCCCCCAGCCCCTGA
- a CDS encoding GNAT family N-acetyltransferase has translation MKNGFTISTDKNKLDVSAIHDYLSNRSYWGQGRTIEAVRKSIDNSLCFGVYDKEDHFAGFARVITDYTVFAYLLDLFILECHRKRGLGKCLVDYIVNIEVLKNLRWRLDTKDAHGLYRKFGFREPAFPEKIMEKSRTKV, from the coding sequence TTGAAAAATGGTTTCACAATATCCACGGATAAAAACAAATTAGATGTTTCTGCCATCCATGACTATTTGTCCAACAGATCCTATTGGGGGCAAGGCAGAACAATTGAAGCTGTTCGGAAAAGCATTGACAACTCTTTGTGTTTTGGCGTGTACGATAAAGAGGATCATTTTGCCGGATTCGCAAGAGTTATAACGGATTATACAGTTTTTGCCTATTTGTTGGACCTATTCATTTTGGAATGTCACAGAAAACGTGGTCTTGGAAAATGCTTGGTAGATTATATCGTCAACATTGAAGTTTTAAAGAATTTGCGGTGGAGACTTGATACAAAAGACGCACATGGTCTTTATCGAAAGTTTGGTTTTCGAGAGCCTGCATTCCCGGAAAAAATAATGGAGAAGAGCAGAACTAAAGTCTGA
- a CDS encoding FAD:protein FMN transferase → MSETKSITMFIFALMLFIGTALVLPAQSLAAQEYVFTGQTMGTTYSIKMISAKPLSKSLWQEKINLRLKQVNARLSMYQKNSELSRFNAAPKDQAFKVSPDFYQVLEQCSKLHTQTGGAWDGTVKPLVDLWGFGTKGRRDTPPEAAEIKAALSRIGFDKLKIGDHLLTKTMSGITLDLGSIAKGYGVDEIARLIREGGIENYLVEIGGELVGAGENKHRKAWIVGIANPEKGFLNSGLYKEIRLDNKAIATSGNYRNYFEKNGQIYSHIISPKTGYPVENAVISASVISDTCTWSDGLATALMVMDTQQAIALINRLENTECLIIRHDGKKKTALRSSGFKSYEIGF, encoded by the coding sequence ATGTCTGAAACCAAGTCCATAACAATGTTTATCTTTGCACTGATGCTGTTTATCGGAACAGCCCTGGTTTTGCCGGCCCAGTCATTGGCAGCCCAGGAGTATGTGTTCACCGGCCAGACAATGGGCACTACCTATTCCATTAAAATGATTTCCGCCAAACCGCTGTCCAAAAGCCTGTGGCAGGAAAAAATTAACCTGCGATTAAAACAGGTAAATGCCCGGTTGTCCATGTATCAGAAAAACAGTGAACTGTCCCGGTTCAATGCCGCACCAAAGGACCAGGCGTTCAAGGTTTCTCCGGATTTTTACCAGGTTCTTGAACAATGCAGCAAACTGCATACCCAGACCGGCGGGGCCTGGGACGGCACGGTTAAACCCCTGGTGGACCTGTGGGGATTTGGTACAAAAGGCCGGCGAGACACGCCTCCTGAAGCAGCTGAAATCAAAGCGGCGCTTAGCCGTATCGGCTTTGATAAACTTAAAATCGGAGATCATCTGCTGACCAAAACAATGTCCGGCATAACGCTGGATCTAGGCTCCATAGCCAAAGGGTATGGCGTGGACGAAATTGCCCGCCTGATCCGGGAAGGCGGCATTGAGAACTATCTTGTGGAAATCGGCGGCGAGTTAGTCGGCGCAGGAGAAAACAAGCATCGCAAGGCATGGATCGTGGGTATAGCAAATCCTGAAAAAGGATTTTTGAATTCCGGCCTGTACAAAGAAATACGCCTGGATAACAAAGCCATAGCCACCAGTGGCAATTACAGAAACTATTTTGAAAAAAACGGACAAATCTACTCTCACATCATCAGCCCGAAAACCGGTTATCCGGTTGAAAACGCAGTGATATCGGCATCGGTTATTTCCGATACATGCACCTGGTCCGATGGCCTTGCCACAGCACTAATGGTCATGGATACCCAGCAGGCTATAGCGCTGATCAACAGACTTGAAAACACCGAATGCCTGATCATCCGTCATGACGGAAAAAAGAAAACAGCACTGCGATCATCCGGATTCAAATCATACGAAATTGGTTTTTAA
- a CDS encoding cold-shock protein: MAKGTVKWFSETKGFGFIEVEDGGKDVFVHHSGINATGFKTLNEGDQVTFDIEQGPKGPAAANVTVI, translated from the coding sequence ATGGCAAAAGGCACCGTAAAGTGGTTCAGCGAGACTAAAGGTTTTGGATTTATCGAAGTAGAAGATGGTGGAAAAGATGTCTTTGTTCATCATTCAGGAATTAACGCAACAGGCTTTAAAACCCTGAACGAAGGCGACCAGGTCACATTTGACATTGAGCAAGGTCCCAAAGGCCCGGCTGCTGCAAATGTTACAGTGATCTAG
- a CDS encoding TIGR01212 family radical SAM protein (This family includes YhcC from E. coli K-12, an uncharacterized radical SAM protein.) codes for MADADRLKRYTDYNAYLRSLFGERVQKISVDAGLTCPNRDGSLSRAGCIYCNAKGSGTGAFARGLSISQQIEAGKIGAIKKYKSRKFLAYFQSFTNTYAPVDHLKALYDEALSCDGVVGMAVGTRPDCVDNEKIDLLDAYTKDYLIWLEYGLQSAHDATLALINRGHDFKAFEKAMALVAPKKKLNVCAHIILGLPGETRDIMLENARIIGDLGVNGVKIHLLYVVRGTALDKMYVQGLYTPLEQQDYVDLVCDFLERLPRSMIIQRITGDPHPDELVAPLWSARYRETFNMIQHTLEARDSYQGKCRI; via the coding sequence TTGGCCGATGCTGACCGCTTGAAACGCTACACCGATTACAATGCTTATCTGCGCAGCCTGTTTGGTGAGCGGGTGCAGAAAATTTCCGTGGATGCCGGGCTGACCTGCCCGAACCGGGACGGAAGTTTATCCCGGGCCGGATGTATTTACTGCAATGCAAAAGGATCTGGTACCGGGGCCTTTGCCAGGGGGCTTTCCATTTCCCAGCAGATTGAGGCCGGTAAGATTGGGGCCATAAAAAAATACAAGTCCAGGAAATTTCTTGCTTATTTCCAGTCTTTTACCAATACCTATGCCCCGGTGGATCACCTTAAGGCTTTATATGACGAAGCGTTGTCCTGTGATGGGGTCGTGGGCATGGCTGTGGGAACAAGGCCTGATTGTGTGGATAATGAGAAGATTGATCTGCTTGACGCCTACACCAAGGATTATCTTATCTGGCTGGAGTACGGGCTTCAGTCTGCCCATGACGCCACCCTTGCCCTGATCAACCGTGGACATGATTTCAAGGCCTTTGAAAAGGCCATGGCCCTTGTTGCCCCTAAGAAAAAGCTTAATGTCTGCGCCCATATTATTTTAGGACTGCCCGGTGAAACCCGGGATATAATGCTGGAAAATGCCCGGATTATAGGTGACCTGGGGGTGAACGGCGTCAAAATCCACCTGCTTTATGTAGTCCGGGGCACCGCCTTGGACAAGATGTATGTTCAGGGGCTGTACACACCTTTAGAGCAACAGGACTATGTGGACCTGGTCTGCGACTTTCTGGAACGGCTGCCCAGATCCATGATTATCCAGCGGATTACAGGCGATCCCCATCCTGATGAACTTGTGGCGCCGTTGTGGTCGGCCCGGTATAGAGAAACATTCAACATGATTCAACATACCCTTGAAGCCCGGGATTCGTATCAGGGAAAATGCCGGATTTAA
- the mnmG gene encoding tRNA uridine-5-carboxymethylaminomethyl(34) synthesis enzyme MnmG, with product MNTFKNRYDVIVVGAGHAGCEAALAAARMGCDTLLLTIDMDKIAAMPCSPSIGGTAKGQLVKEIDALGGWMAKVSDSSAIQYRTLNTRKGPAVQSTRTQNDKNMYSRNMKLVLEKAENLDLKQTMVESLIIETDEIKGIADNTGFEYLAACVVITTGTFLRGTVHIGASKIQAGRAGEFASTGLALSLESMNLEMGRMKTGTPPRLHADSIDFSKFNVHGSDEVIKPFSFSTTQVTTPMLPSFMGQTNPNTHAVIRNNLKYSALYGGQIKGQSARYCPSFEDKVVKFPDRDSHHVILEYEGIDSKEIYASGLGNSLPLEIQYQVVRSVKGLEQAQIMRPAYAIEYDYVSPLELTPALETKKVRGLFLAGQINGTSGYEEAGAQGLWAGANAAAKILGHPPFILDRSQAYMGVMVDDLVTRGTKEPYRMFTSRAEYRLLLREDNADLRLARIGYEYGLTDQAQLDKISRIKAESKKELDRVRKTVVKPSDETNTFLTNHNSNPIETGVPLTQLLKRAELNYDLLEQIAPAPEPVQDRAARQVEIEIKYEGYIQRQYNEIKKFEDLERIKIPTEFSFDAAHGLSNEIREKLNRINPASLGQASRIDGMTPAAISVLMVAIRAFRENRSH from the coding sequence ATGAACACTTTTAAAAACAGATATGACGTCATTGTGGTGGGCGCAGGACACGCCGGATGTGAAGCGGCCTTGGCCGCAGCCCGTATGGGCTGCGACACCCTGTTGCTCACCATTGACATGGACAAAATTGCAGCCATGCCCTGCAGCCCCTCCATCGGCGGCACGGCCAAAGGGCAGCTGGTCAAAGAAATCGATGCCCTAGGCGGCTGGATGGCAAAGGTATCAGACTCTTCGGCCATCCAGTACCGGACCCTGAACACCCGTAAAGGTCCGGCGGTACAATCCACCCGGACCCAGAATGACAAGAACATGTATTCGCGAAACATGAAACTTGTTCTGGAAAAGGCCGAAAATCTGGACCTTAAACAGACCATGGTGGAATCTTTGATCATTGAAACCGATGAAATCAAAGGAATTGCCGACAATACCGGATTTGAATATTTGGCCGCCTGCGTGGTCATTACCACAGGCACCTTTCTGCGGGGTACCGTTCATATCGGGGCATCCAAAATCCAGGCCGGACGTGCCGGAGAATTTGCTTCCACGGGACTGGCCCTGAGCCTTGAATCCATGAACCTTGAGATGGGCAGAATGAAAACCGGCACCCCGCCGCGGCTGCATGCCGATTCTATTGATTTTTCAAAATTCAATGTCCACGGATCAGACGAGGTAATCAAACCCTTCTCCTTTTCTACGACCCAGGTGACAACCCCGATGCTGCCAAGTTTCATGGGGCAGACCAACCCAAACACCCATGCCGTCATCCGCAACAATCTGAAGTATTCAGCCCTGTACGGTGGACAAATCAAAGGCCAATCCGCCAGGTACTGCCCCTCTTTTGAAGACAAGGTGGTAAAATTTCCGGACCGGGACTCCCACCATGTGATTCTGGAATATGAAGGCATCGACTCCAAAGAAATTTATGCATCCGGCCTTGGCAACAGCCTGCCCCTTGAAATCCAGTACCAGGTGGTGCGATCGGTAAAAGGCCTTGAACAGGCCCAGATCATGCGCCCGGCCTATGCCATTGAATACGATTATGTGTCGCCCCTGGAACTTACACCCGCTCTTGAGACCAAAAAGGTACGGGGCCTGTTTTTGGCCGGACAGATCAACGGCACGTCCGGTTATGAAGAGGCCGGAGCCCAAGGGCTGTGGGCCGGGGCCAATGCCGCTGCAAAAATACTCGGCCACCCACCTTTCATCCTGGATCGTTCCCAGGCATATATGGGGGTTATGGTGGATGACCTTGTCACCCGGGGCACCAAAGAACCCTACCGCATGTTTACGTCAAGAGCAGAATACCGGCTGCTGCTCAGAGAAGACAACGCGGATCTTCGCTTAGCCCGGATCGGTTATGAATACGGCCTGACAGATCAAGCACAGCTGGACAAAATTTCCCGGATCAAGGCTGAATCAAAAAAAGAGCTTGATCGGGTCCGCAAAACGGTGGTCAAACCCAGCGATGAAACCAATACCTTTCTCACCAACCACAACTCCAACCCCATTGAGACAGGGGTTCCTTTAACACAACTGCTCAAACGTGCGGAACTCAATTACGACCTGTTAGAACAGATTGCCCCTGCCCCCGAACCTGTCCAGGACCGTGCAGCCCGGCAGGTGGAAATTGAAATTAAATACGAAGGGTATATTCAACGGCAGTACAATGAAATTAAAAAATTTGAAGATCTGGAACGGATAAAAATTCCAACAGAATTTTCCTTTGACGCGGCCCACGGACTGTCCAATGAGATCAGGGAAAAACTCAATCGGATCAACCCTGCATCCCTGGGCCAAGCATCACGCATTGACGGCATGACCCCGGCGGCCATCTCGGTTCTCATGGTGGCCATCCGCGCATTCAGAGAAAACCGGTCTCATTGA
- a CDS encoding J domain-containing protein: MAQDYYKTLGIDKTATAADIKKAYRKLALKYHPDKTQGDKALEDKFKTISEAYAVLSDPEKRKQYDTYGSADFQQKFSQEDIFRNFDLGDILKEFGFGGGGGFNRAGGFSSAFKQGGARSSFSGMGGNPFSQNAGPGGGYGRKAPARGKDLEYEIPLTLYELINGAGKTITISQDGQAKAIEVKIPKGLTQGKKIRLAGKGESGTNGGPAGNLYIKSSPSLPQGITIEGNDILMTKDVGLTQALLGDKLEVTTPSGKTINLTLPPGTGHKSKMRLPGMGIPHMKGNGCGDLYVVVNIEMPKKLNSKQQKLIKELKETGL; this comes from the coding sequence ATGGCGCAAGATTACTATAAGACACTTGGAATCGATAAAACGGCGACAGCCGCCGACATAAAAAAGGCATACCGAAAGCTTGCCCTCAAATACCATCCGGATAAAACCCAAGGTGACAAGGCTTTGGAAGATAAGTTCAAGACCATCTCCGAGGCTTACGCAGTGCTTAGTGATCCGGAAAAAAGAAAACAGTATGACACTTACGGGTCTGCAGACTTCCAGCAAAAGTTCTCCCAGGAGGACATATTCAGAAACTTTGATCTGGGCGATATTCTCAAGGAGTTTGGTTTCGGCGGTGGTGGTGGGTTCAACCGGGCCGGCGGTTTTTCCTCTGCATTCAAACAGGGCGGGGCAAGGTCTTCGTTTTCCGGCATGGGGGGCAATCCATTTTCCCAAAACGCAGGACCAGGCGGTGGTTACGGTCGAAAAGCTCCGGCCCGGGGCAAAGATCTGGAATATGAAATTCCCTTAACCCTATACGAATTAATTAATGGTGCCGGAAAAACCATCACCATTTCCCAGGATGGCCAGGCCAAAGCCATTGAGGTAAAAATCCCCAAAGGCTTGACCCAAGGCAAAAAAATCAGACTGGCAGGCAAAGGCGAATCAGGCACAAATGGTGGTCCGGCCGGAAACCTTTACATAAAATCCAGTCCGTCGCTGCCCCAGGGCATCACCATAGAGGGAAACGATATCCTGATGACAAAGGATGTTGGACTCACTCAGGCGCTTTTAGGCGATAAGCTTGAGGTAACCACCCCTTCAGGTAAAACCATCAACCTGACCTTGCCTCCGGGCACCGGACACAAGTCAAAAATGCGATTACCCGGTATGGGAATTCCCCATATGAAAGGAAATGGTTGCGGAGATCTCTATGTTGTGGTTAATATAGAGATGCCGAAGAAATTAAACTCCAAACAGCAGAAACTAATCAAGGAACTTAAAGAAACAGGATTATAA
- the hpt gene encoding hypoxanthine phosphoribosyltransferase, which yields MPELIPLISQQEIKEKIQEIGRKITQDYNGLDLVVVGVLKGSFIFLADLVRQITIDHEIDLVGASSYDGTSSTGQIMFTKKPDLKLKGRDVLLVEDIVDTGRTLAKTVESMRLLNPRSIKICALIDKHERREMQLNVDYSCFCLKKGFIVGYGLDYNEKYRNLPAIFDLKI from the coding sequence ATGCCTGAACTTATCCCCTTGATTTCCCAACAGGAAATAAAGGAAAAAATCCAGGAGATCGGAAGAAAAATTACCCAGGATTATAACGGTCTTGATCTCGTGGTTGTGGGGGTTCTCAAGGGCTCTTTTATTTTTTTGGCCGATCTTGTCCGGCAGATCACCATTGATCATGAAATTGATCTGGTGGGTGCGTCATCCTATGACGGCACGTCATCTACCGGACAGATCATGTTTACAAAAAAACCGGATCTTAAACTTAAAGGACGTGATGTACTGCTGGTGGAAGATATCGTGGATACAGGCCGGACCCTCGCCAAAACTGTCGAATCCATGCGGCTGTTAAATCCCAGATCCATAAAGATATGCGCGCTGATTGATAAACATGAACGCCGGGAAATGCAACTTAATGTGGATTATTCATGTTTCTGCCTTAAAAAGGGGTTTATCGTAGGTTACGGGCTGGACTACAATGAAAAATACAGAAACCTACCGGCAATCTTTGATTTAAAAATTTAA